The proteins below come from a single Mya arenaria isolate MELC-2E11 chromosome 8, ASM2691426v1 genomic window:
- the LOC128244042 gene encoding uncharacterized protein LOC128244042: protein MAHNKRWAVLYTCLTTRAIHIEVIEELSTSSFINATRRFIALRGPVRLFRSDRGTNFVGATDCMKIDAINVEDATAKKFMDSNRTVWLFNSPHSSHMGGVWERLIGVVRRILESMFADIRGDITHEVLTTFMAEVSSIVNSRPLVAVSADPECPTVLSPAMLLTQKPAEEGQYLSEISVKDMYKAQWRRVQCLSDMFWKRWRTEFLQTLQQRKRWPTKQRDLRVGDIVLMIEDDSQRNNWPMGVITELFPSQDGHIRKVMVKVSRPGDSELRSYVRPVNKLVTLIECEDQC, encoded by the coding sequence ATGGCTCATAACAAACGATGGGCCGTACTGTACACTTGTTTGACTACACGAGCAATACATATAGAGGTGATAGAAGAACTCAGCACTTCATCGTTTATAAACGCGACGCGTCGGTTCATCGCGCTTAGGGGACCAGTGCGCTTATTCCGCTCTGACAGAGGAACAAACTTTGTCGGGGCAACTGACTGTATGAAAATTGACGCGATCAATGTGGAGGATGCAACCGCTAAGAAGTTTATGGATTCTAACCGAACTGTGTGGCTGTTCAACTCGCCACACTCATCTCACATGGGTGGGGTGTGGGAAAGACTTATTGGAGTTGTACGTCGAATCCTAGAGTCCATGTTTGCAGATATTCGCGGCGATATTACTCATGAAGTGCTGACAACATTTATGGCCGAAGTCTCTTCCATTGTTAATTCGCGTCCGCTAGTCGCAGTGTCCGCTGATCCAGAATGTCCAACAGTGTTAAGTCCAGCAATGCTTCTTACACAGAAGCCCGCCGAAGAAGGACAATATCTTAGTGAAATCAGTGTGAAAGACATGTATAAAGCACAATGGCGTCGTGTTCAGTGTTTGTCTGATATGTTTTGGAAACGTTGGAGAACTGAGTTTCTCCAGACACTTCAACAGCGTAAAAGGTGGCCTACGAAACAGAGAGATCTACGCGTTggtgatattgttttaatgattgaAGATGACTCTCAGCgaaataactggccaatgggTGTTATCACAGAACTATTTCCGAGCCAAGACGGACACATTAGAAAAGTGATGGTCAAAGTCAGTCGCCCTGGCGACTCAGAACTTAGATCCTATGTGAGGCCTGTGAATAAACTTGTGACACTCATCGAGTGTGAAGACCAGTGCTAA
- the LOC128242530 gene encoding uncharacterized protein LOC128242530 isoform X1 has protein sequence MFLRCNRPLQLGQQVHIPHMISDMLDPCISKLPGDVRYIGVCCEGSEKQVFYLGDEGVAPGKVANTVVSFLHHYLENYGLGEAHAQFHFDNCQGQNKNNAVLGNAVWRTLTGGHKTIQYSLMLADTKIVCDWHFGFWKNRWRHMDAETVEEVAFTVAMSSRNGHSIPHIVDGNSKPVSFFHWSTFFKGIFKPLKNILIYHSFEVSSNEPGIVRVRKFVDAPEEKINILKTCQVDIGVLPEQIFGEGICAERQWYLHDVIRDFCRSDNAKNTTCPLPLVAKEGYSKAKKLKLRTLSLCVSAKSCSLFLATNRLACICASFMFSFTFKKNLSLCYNDKIFMILGMHGFHGNQKKHT, from the exons ATGTTCCTTAGATGCAACCGTCCACTACAGCTGGGACAGCAGGTTCATATTCCACACATGATATCCGACAT GTTAGACCCCTGTATTTCAAAACTGCCAGGAGATGTGAGGTATATTGGAGTTTGCTGTGAAGGATCTG agaaaCAGGTGTTTTACCTTGGTGATGAGGGTGTTGCCCCAGGCAAAGTAGCAAACACAGTTGTCAGCTTCCTCCACCATTACCTTGAAAACTACGGCCTGGGTGAGGCACATGCTCAGTTTCACTTTGACAATTGCCAaggacaaaacaaaaataatgcagtTCTTGGTAATGCTGTGTGGAGAACATTGACAG GAGGGCATAAGACAATCCAGTACTCACTGATGCTAGCCGACACCAAAATTGTATGCGACTGGCATTTTGGATTTTGGAAAAACAGATGGAGACACATGGATGCAGAGACAGTTGAG GAGGTGGCTTTCACAGTAGCCATGTCATCCCGTAATGGCCACAGCATTCCACATATTGTTGATGGCAACAGCAAACCAGTGTCGTTCTTTCACTGGAGCACCTTCTTCAAAGGCATTTTCAAACCATTGAAGAACATTTTGATATACCATTCGTTTGAGGTATCTTCTAACGAGCCTGGGATTGTAAGAGTAAGGAAGTTTGTTGATGCCCCTGAGGAGAAAATTAACATACTGAAAACCTGCCAAGTGGATATTGGTGTTCTGCCAGAGCAGATCTTTGGTGAGGGAATATGTGCTGAAAGGCAATGGTACTTGCATGATGTAATTAGAGACTTTTGCAGATCGGATAATGCTAAAAACACAACATGCCCATTGCCATTAGTTGCAAAAGAAGGCTATTCAAAGGCCAAAAAACTAAAGTTGAGAACACTTTCTCTGTGTGTTTCAGCAAAAAGTTGTAGTTTATTTCTTGCTACAAACAGATTGGCATGTATTTGTGcaagttttatgttttcatttacattcaaaaaaaatctttctttgtgttacaatgataaaatattcatgattttaGGAATGCatggtttccatggcaaccaaaagaaACACACTTGA
- the LOC128242530 gene encoding uncharacterized protein LOC128242530 isoform X2 — MFLRCNRPLQLGQQVHIPHMISDMLDPCISKLPGDVRYIGVCCEGSEKQVFYLGDEGVAPGKVANTVVSFLHHYLENYGLGEAHAQFHFDNCQGQNKNNAVLGNAVWRTLTGGHKTIQYSLMLADTKIVCDWHFGFWKNRWRHMDAETVEVFRGGFHSSHVIP; from the exons ATGTTCCTTAGATGCAACCGTCCACTACAGCTGGGACAGCAGGTTCATATTCCACACATGATATCCGACAT GTTAGACCCCTGTATTTCAAAACTGCCAGGAGATGTGAGGTATATTGGAGTTTGCTGTGAAGGATCTG agaaaCAGGTGTTTTACCTTGGTGATGAGGGTGTTGCCCCAGGCAAAGTAGCAAACACAGTTGTCAGCTTCCTCCACCATTACCTTGAAAACTACGGCCTGGGTGAGGCACATGCTCAGTTTCACTTTGACAATTGCCAaggacaaaacaaaaataatgcagtTCTTGGTAATGCTGTGTGGAGAACATTGACAG GAGGGCATAAGACAATCCAGTACTCACTGATGCTAGCCGACACCAAAATTGTATGCGACTGGCATTTTGGATTTTGGAAAAACAGATGGAGACACATGGATGCAGAGACAGTTGAGGTATTCA GAGGTGGCTTTCACAGTAGCCATGTCATCCCGTAA